The following proteins are co-located in the Mus caroli chromosome 7, CAROLI_EIJ_v1.1, whole genome shotgun sequence genome:
- the Gde1 gene encoding glycerophosphodiester phosphodiesterase 1 codes for MWLWEDQGGLLGPFSFVLVLLLVVTRSPFNACVLTGSLYILLRFFSFEPVPSRRALQVLKPRDRVSAIAHRGGSHDAPENTLAAIRQAAKNGATGVELDIEFTSDGVPVLMHDNTVDRTTDGSGRLCDLTFEQVRKLNPAANHRLRNEFPDERIPTLKEAVTECLRHNLTIFFDVKGHADMASAALKNIYTEFPQLYNNSMVCSFLPEVIYKMRQTDQKVITALTHRPWSLSHTGDGKPRYSVFWKQSVFVVLDILLDWSMHNVLWYLCGISAFLMQKDFVSPDYLKKWSAKGIQVVSWTVNTFDEKNYYESHLGSSYITDSMLEDCAPHF; via the exons ATGTGGCTGTGGGAGGACCAGGGCGGCCTCCTGGGCCCCTTCTCCTtcgtgctggtgctgctgctggtggtgacaCGCAGCCCCTTCAACGCCTGCGTGCTCACCGGCAGCCTCTACATCCTGCTGCGGTTCTTCAGCTTCGAGCCGGTGCCGTCCCGCCGGGCCCTGCAGGTGCTCAAGCCCCGTGACCGCGTGTCCGCCATCGCCCATCGCGGCGGCAGCCACGACGCGCCCGAGAACACGCTGGCGGCCATCCGGCAG GCAGCTAAGAATGGAGCAACAGGTGTGGAGCTGGACATCGAGTTTACTTCTGAtggagttcctgtcttgatgCACGATAACACAGTAGATAGGACAACAGACGGGTCTGGCCGACTATGTGATCTGACATTTGAACAAGTTAGGAAACTTAACCCTGCAGCAAATCACAGACTCAG AAACGAGTTCCCTGACGAAAGGATCCCTACCCTGAAGGAAGCTGTCACAGAGTGCCTCCGCCATAACCTCACCATCTTCTTTGATGTCAAAGGCCATGCAGATATG GCTTCTGCTGCTCTAAAGAATATATACACGGAATTTCCACAGCTGTACAATAACAGTATGGTCTGCTCATTCTTGCCGGAAGTCATCTATAAA ATGAGACAAACGGATCAGAAGGTGATCACAGCCCTAACTCACAGGCCTTGGAGCCTGAGCCACACTGGAGACGGGAAGCCTCGCTACAGCGTCTTTTGGAAGCAGTCTGTGTTTGTGGTGTTGGACATCTTGCTGGACTGGAGCATGCACAATGTCTTGTGGTACCTGTGTGGGATTTCAGCCTTCCTCATGCAGAAGGATTTTGTCTCCCC GGACTATTTGAAGAAGTGGTCAGCTAAAGGAATCCAGGTTGTGAGTTGGACTGTCAATACCTTTGATGAAAAGAATTACTACGAGTCCCACCTTGGGTCCAGCTACATCACTGACAGCATGCTAGAAGACTGTGCACCTCACTTCTAG